The genomic window TATCATGGCAGCTGGTCTAGGCACTGCAAAAAAAGATTTAAGAATAGCACATGTGATTAATGTAATAAGCGATGAAGTTAATATAGCTTCCCAAAGTTTTGGTGTAAGAAAAAGGAATATAAAAACAAAAGGAAAAAGTACAAGTGCATCGCCCAGATATGAAATATTGTATTCTAGGTTAGGGTAAATGGACAAAAGATGGTTTAGATTTAAAAATAGATCTTTTTGTGATTCTACATAGGTATTCACAAAAGAGCCTTCCATTGAAAATAAAAAAAAGCAAATAAAAAAAAGCAGTATTACAATGGGCACTATCAACAATTTTAAATTCACTTTTTTAAAATTATTCTCAACAATGCTGTTAAGATTATGCCCCTTGGTTAATTCTGTTTGGTTTGCTAACGTTTTAATCATTACTAATTGGCAGTTTGTATACAATAAAATATGACATAAAACCAAATGCTAATGCAGCAGCTTGTATTTTACAATGTATAAGAATACAACACAATTCTAAAGGAAATTTTAAGAAAGTATATTTTTTTAGAATTTGAGACAAGGGACTTACAATTTTATAAAAAAAACAGTCTTTGAAGGTTTTGGTTTAATCTTAATTAAAACAGAAATAGCCTTTATAATTTCTTTAGAATTCAAAACTACATTTGATAAAACTAAATTGCTTTTCTGCCTAGTATGGATAGGTTTATAGATTAAATTTTGCTTACTAATTAATCTGTAGAATATAAGATAGAGTTAAAGTTTAGTAGTGTCTAAATCAATTATAAAACAAATGAGATGTACCGTTATTTTTAAAGTATTACTATTATTTTTTCTAATGACAGGTTTTTATTTGCGAGCGCAAAATGAAACACCAAGAGAATACAAAGCCGAAAAAACAATTCAAGATATTGGTGATGTACTCAACTATTCAATGCCGATAGCTACAGGACTTACAACTATTATTGGTGACAAAAAGGGAACTTGGCAATTCGCAAAAGGGTTTGCTACCAATTTGGCTCTAACTTATGGGTTAAAATATGCTATTAATAAGCCAAGACCAGAAGGAGCCACAGATGGTCATGCATTTCCTTCAGGGCATACATCGGTTGCTTTTCAAAGTGCCTCTTTTATTCAACGACGATACGGATGGAAATATGGTATTCCTGCATATCTACTTTCTGGATTTGTGGCTTACTCAAGGTTAGAAGGATTGAATGATAGACATGATGGTTGGGATGTATTGGGAGGTATTATTGTTGGGGTTGGGAGTACTTATTTATTTACTACTCCTTATCAAAAAGAACACTATGAATTTACATTTTCAGGAAAAAACAATAACTATTTAATCGGTTTTAAATATAAATTTTAAAAAATGGCAACTAATAATCAATTCAACAAAGTAGCACAAATAACCATTTTGTTTTGGTTAATGAAAATTGTCGCTACAACATTAGGAGAAACTTTTGGAGACTTTATTTCAATGACACTAAACCTGGGTTATTTAATAAGTCTTGGGATAACAGCATTAGTTTTTATTGTTGTTCTATTGGCTCAGCTTAACTGTAAAAAATATATTCCTTATGTGTACTGGTTGGTCATTATTGCTACAACTACATTAGGTACAGAAATATCGGATTTTATACATAGATCATTACATCTTGGTTACACAGGAGGAAGTATTTTACTGTTTGTAGGCTTAATAACAACACTGTTCTTATGGAAAAAGAAACACCATAGCTTAAATGTGTACCCAATAATTAACAAGAATAAGGAAATGTACTATTGGATGGCCATTCTGTTTTCAAATAGCTTGGGTACAGCATTTGGAGATTATTTAAGTGATGTTGTTGGCTTAACGTATTTACAAGGTGCTTTAGTTACTGCAGCTATTATCATAGTGGTAGTTGTAGTCCATTACGCAACTAAAATAAATGAAGTGGTCTTGTTTTGGTTGGCATTTATTTTCACAAGACCCTTTGGGGCAACATTCGGAGATTTTCTAACAAAACCTGTATCTAAAGGTGGCTTAGATCTTGGTACATTAAATGCCTCAATAGTCGCTTTAGTGGTAATAGTAATACTTATATATCTGGAACATAGAAGACAAAAAATAGAACAAACAATTTAAAAAATAGAAGAAGAAAACGAATCGGATGAAGATTAAAATTTTAGTAAAGACCATTATACTTTTATGGTCTGTGTTAACATGGTCACAAACCCAAAATATAACAGTATCAGGTAAAATTATAGATGCTAATTTAAAAGATCCTTTGGCTTATGTGAATGTAGTTTTAAAGGGAACAAACACTAATAATAATATTGTTGCTGGCGTTATTACCGATGATGAAGGGATATTCACACTAGAAAATATCAGTTCCGCTAATTATACTATAGAAGTGTCTTTCATAGGTTATAAATCGTATACTAACACCATTTATGTTGGAGAGAATTCCAAATATTTAGATTTAGGCACTATTGCATTAGAAGAAGATGTATCGCAATTAGATGAAGTAGTTATAACATCAAAGAAAGAGACCATAGGCAGTAAAATGGACAAAAAAACCTATGCAGTAAGCGCCAATATCTCACAAAGTGGCGGAACGGTTTTACAATCATTAAAAAATCTGCCAGGTATCACAACACAAGAAGGCAAAGTGCAATTGCGTGGTAGCGACAAAGTATTGGTACTTATAGACGGTAAACAAACGGCAATTACAGGTTTTGGTAATCAAAATGGATTGGATAACATTCCTGCATCTGCTATTGAAAGAATTGAGATTATAAACAATCCTTCTTCAAAATATGATGCCAATGGTAATGCAGGTATTATAAACATCATTTTAAAAAAAGAAAGTCAAAACGGTTTTAATGGAACGCTTGGTTTAACAAAAGGTTTAGGAGCACTATGGGAACGGAAAGAAAATTTACCAGGTATAAGACCACAATATAAAATGACACCTAAAATTAATCCATCAATTGCGCTTAATTATAGAAAGGAAAAAATAAATTTCTTTTTGCAAGCAGACAATTTATATACAGAGACTCTAAATAAAAATGAGTTTACCACTCGTAGTTACTATGATGGTACTGTGATAAATCAACAACTAAAACGCAATCGTAATACTAATTTCTTTACATCAAAAGCAGGGCTGGATTGGTTTATTAATGATAACAATACACTAACGGTATCTGGACTTTTTAGTAAGGAAAGTATTAAAGATTATGGAGACCAACCATTTTACAACCAACAATTAGCAGAACAGTTACGATTATGGCAATTTTTAGAAGATGAAGTTTTAACAGCTGCAATGTTTTCGGCTAACTTTGAACATAAATTTTCACAACCTGGTCATAAATTAAACGCTTCATTCAATTACACGTTTGATAGAGAAGACGAAAAATATTTTTTCACGAATACTACACCTTCTTTTGCTGAAGAAGAATCCTTTTTCCTAATAGCAGACCAAAAAGTGGTTGATGTAGCTTTAGATTACTCTAAACCTTTAAAGCATGGACTGTTAGAAATAGGCTTTAAGTTTAGAAATAGAATAATCCCAACTGATATGCAATTCAATCCATCCGATGAAAACTCGGTATTAGATACTGGTGCAGATGGTAAAGCAGAATACAAAGAAATTATTCCAGCAGTATATGCTAATTATACCTACGAAACTGAAAACTGGGAAGCCGAAGCAGGTTTACGTGTAGAATACGTGAATTTAGAGTATCAAGTAGACCCAAATCATAATACTTACCAAAGTGATGGTTATAACTATTTTCAACCATTTCCCAATGCAAGGATTAGTTATAAAATAAATGATAAAAACAGACTTTCAGCATTTTACAATAGACGTGTAGATAGACCAGATGAAGTAGATATTCGTATTTTTCCAAAGTATGACGATGCCGAAATTATTAAAGTTGGAAATCCTGCTCTTAACCCACAATTCACAAATTCATTTGAATTAGGATATAAAAACCAATGGAATAAAGGGTATTTATATACCGCATTATACCATAGAATAACCGATGGTACTATTACCAGAATTGCAACTACTGAAGGTGATTCTAACTTAATTTATAATGTGTCGCACAATGCAGGAAATAGTTTTAATACAGGATTAGAAATAGTTGTAGATAAAAAACTATCAGACGTATGGTCAGCTAATCTGAATATGAACGGTTATTACAATAAAATTGATGCCTTTTCTGTACTTAATAAATATCCTGTTGAAAGTACAATATCAATACCAGAGCAAACAGCCTATTCAGGAAACATTAAACTGAATGTTTTAGCAAAACTGCCTAAAGAAATTGAAGCACAGTTAACCTCAATTTATTTAGCACCAGATATTATTCCTCAAGGTAAAATTAAGTCTCGTTTTTCGATAGATTTTGGTATTAAAAAACCAATCCAAAATAATAAAGGAGAACTATTTCTTAATGCCACCGACTTGTTCAATACCTTGGTAATTAAAAAAGAAGTAAATGGAGAAACATTTAATTACACAAGTAATGATTATTACGAAACCCAAGTCATTCGTTTAGGCTATAAGTACAAGTTTTAACTATAGAAAAGAGTAAATTAAAGCAAGGTGTATTTATCTAAAAACCGCTCATTTTGAGCGGTTTTTATGCTCTTGTTATTTAATCAATAAACTCTAAAAGTTCTTCTATATGGCGTTCTGGGAATGCTCCTTGTAAATTGGTTAGAACAATAATTGTAGTTTCTTTATCAGGGAATGTAAGCGCAGCAACACGTCCACCACCAATGGTAGCTACAATTTTTTCACCACTATCCATAAGCATGATGGGTGTACCAATTGCATATCCATTCAAATTACCTCCAAAAGCCTTGGTTTTTCCGTTGTTTAAAATGGCAGGCGTCCATAACTGTTTCAAGCTTTGTTTGCTTATTAACTCTCCATTTTGAAGGGCTATATGCCAGTTGGCTAAATCGAGCGCAGTACTGCTCATCCCAGCAGCAGTTCTCATGTCTTCAGGGAAGTACTCATAAGCATGGGTTAGATTACCTGTTTTAAAGTTAGA from Winogradskyella sp. MH6 includes these protein-coding regions:
- a CDS encoding phosphatase PAP2 family protein, which translates into the protein MTGFYLRAQNETPREYKAEKTIQDIGDVLNYSMPIATGLTTIIGDKKGTWQFAKGFATNLALTYGLKYAINKPRPEGATDGHAFPSGHTSVAFQSASFIQRRYGWKYGIPAYLLSGFVAYSRLEGLNDRHDGWDVLGGIIVGVGSTYLFTTPYQKEHYEFTFSGKNNNYLIGFKYKF
- a CDS encoding COG4705 family protein, whose protein sequence is MATNNQFNKVAQITILFWLMKIVATTLGETFGDFISMTLNLGYLISLGITALVFIVVLLAQLNCKKYIPYVYWLVIIATTTLGTEISDFIHRSLHLGYTGGSILLFVGLITTLFLWKKKHHSLNVYPIINKNKEMYYWMAILFSNSLGTAFGDYLSDVVGLTYLQGALVTAAIIIVVVVVHYATKINEVVLFWLAFIFTRPFGATFGDFLTKPVSKGGLDLGTLNASIVALVVIVILIYLEHRRQKIEQTI
- a CDS encoding outer membrane beta-barrel family protein codes for the protein MKIKILVKTIILLWSVLTWSQTQNITVSGKIIDANLKDPLAYVNVVLKGTNTNNNIVAGVITDDEGIFTLENISSANYTIEVSFIGYKSYTNTIYVGENSKYLDLGTIALEEDVSQLDEVVITSKKETIGSKMDKKTYAVSANISQSGGTVLQSLKNLPGITTQEGKVQLRGSDKVLVLIDGKQTAITGFGNQNGLDNIPASAIERIEIINNPSSKYDANGNAGIINIILKKESQNGFNGTLGLTKGLGALWERKENLPGIRPQYKMTPKINPSIALNYRKEKINFFLQADNLYTETLNKNEFTTRSYYDGTVINQQLKRNRNTNFFTSKAGLDWFINDNNTLTVSGLFSKESIKDYGDQPFYNQQLAEQLRLWQFLEDEVLTAAMFSANFEHKFSQPGHKLNASFNYTFDREDEKYFFTNTTPSFAEEESFFLIADQKVVDVALDYSKPLKHGLLEIGFKFRNRIIPTDMQFNPSDENSVLDTGADGKAEYKEIIPAVYANYTYETENWEAEAGLRVEYVNLEYQVDPNHNTYQSDGYNYFQPFPNARISYKINDKNRLSAFYNRRVDRPDEVDIRIFPKYDDAEIIKVGNPALNPQFTNSFELGYKNQWNKGYLYTALYHRITDGTITRIATTEGDSNLIYNVSHNAGNSFNTGLEIVVDKKLSDVWSANLNMNGYYNKIDAFSVLNKYPVESTISIPEQTAYSGNIKLNVLAKLPKEIEAQLTSIYLAPDIIPQGKIKSRFSIDFGIKKPIQNNKGELFLNATDLFNTLVIKKEVNGETFNYTSNDYYETQVIRLGYKYKF